The genomic DNA TCGGACGCGGTTATCAGCAAATATGAGCAGTTCAGGCCTAGCTTTGAATTTCACATCTACGAAAATAACTATAAAATCTGCGCTCCAGCGAACACGCGATtacagcagcaacagcgCACACCGCAGGCTACAAGCGATGGGCTCATTCTGAACAAGAACAATGAGACACTAAAggaatttttggaatacGTTGCACGTGGCCGTATTCCAGAAGCGATCATGGAAGTGCTCAAGGATTGTAATATTCAATTCTACGAGGGCAACTTAATACTTCAGGTTTACGATCACACAAACACTGTTGATGTGAAGCATACTCAAAAGAAGTCTGCGGACAACAATGTCGGACCTAACGCCACTCCACACGTCCAGTCGGGCGCCGGACAAGGGCCTGCGGCTGCTAACACTGCAAGTCCCACCCCATCGGGTACTCCGCAAACATCGCAGACGTCAGGAACTGAGACAGGCGCTGCTTCCAGCGATGCTGCCAAGCATtctgaagacaaaaaagataCCAAGGAAGTGGTTGCTACATTCAAACGCCCGCGCGTTTATCGTACGTTGTTGAGGCCCAACGGCTTGACCCACTACTACGATATGCTATCATACGCCGATCATACGCGTTTTTCAGACAATATATATCAGCAGTTGGAGGCTGAAATTCTTACACTTACTAAGCGTAACCTAAAGTTAGATGTTCCGCTAAATCCGTTTGAGCACCACGATAAGCTGGACGAAAGCATGTTTTGCTCGCCGGAGGTTGGGCCACGAGGCGACCGCATCGAACACGTTCACCGGGACACTTCGAAAAAGCGCGGCACTAAAGGACAAGTTGGCCATATCGAACTTCATGAGGAGTCCCCTCAGCACAGTTCTAGTTACGAACAGATGATGTTGATTATGAGCGAACGTACAACAACCACAACAATGTCCACAATTGCCGCTTCCCTAGCCAAAAATGCCGCCGATCTCACGAACAGCTCGCTGAAAAGCGGCGGTGGTAAAGGCTCGTCTAATGTAACAGGTACGCCAGGAAGAAGCAATGGCAGCAGTTCTGTTGCGGCTGCAGCGGtagcagctgcagctgcggTAGGCTCTAGCAGCAACGACAATAATCAGTTTAGCAGGCTAAAATTTGTTGAGCAGTGGCGCATCAATAAGGAAAAGAGGAAGCAACAGGCGTTGAACGCTAACATAGCTCCAACAACTGCTTACAACCAACGGATATCGATGGCCGCGCCATTGACGGCACAGCAAatcaagcagcagcagcttctacagcagcagcagcagcagtctGGAGACCAGCAAAGGGTTTCCAATAAAAGAACTGGTGACGAAGAAAAGGGCAAGACGAAAAAGCAGCGGAAGACTGTAAAAAAGGCTGCTCCTACAACAGCTGCAGGGGAAGCGCCtaagaagaaaaagccaacaaagaagaaatagTCAGTATAGCTCTGATTTACGTTAGTGTAAATACTTGGAGGCGGCGAGTCCATCATCCTGCTATgtaaaagagctctttggttCATTCTCTAGCAGATATTTGATTAGCTCGTAAACATTTTTGCGATCTGGAACAGTGTGAATCCAAATTCCAAATACTTCGTGTCGCAGGTCTTTGATAATAACCAGGTCATCCTTAACTTCCACCTTCATGCACTCGAGCGGCTGTTGGGCGTCTTCTTCAGGAGCGAAAAGCCGCCTCTTATTTATAACGCTGTTGGGAGCTATTCCAAGCGAAAAATTCTCAGGGTTCATCCTGTTGAGCAGTATAAGCCCATAGTTGTATATGTCGCGTCCTCTGAGCACCTCTGTGATTCTTTCAGGTCCGTTTGGCCGTGCCGGCGTTGCCAAAATCGAACGCTCGTCCTCTGCCTCATCTGGGAGCAAGTCGCCGCCCTTTGATATGTCTCTTAGGTAAATAGCGAGCACGCCCTGGTACTCCAGTCGCACCCACTCGTCTCTCGCAAAATCCCACTTGTAGACCGACGCGTGCGGTGTATGAAACAACAGCTGTTTTATTTTTGGATCGTAGCGCCCAATTACATTATAGTTTAACGCCTTTCTATAGAAGTCCAAGGTTGCATCAGATGATGCGCCCTCACCAACAGTTGTCATGCTTGTTGTATAATGGATCGTGTTCAATCATTTGCCTTGGAATACGTTCTCTCCATAGTCACCAGCGATTTTACTTTGAAGCGAACGCCGTCGCGAAGCATACtatcacgtgctctcaGCGACGACATATATTAACGCGCGtgacttttttgatattcCCTGTTCGAccacaagttcaaaacaatTTAGCGATTTTAGCAGTCTTCGTAAGATTTATGAGGCATTAACACCCTGTGCACCTCATGATCAGACCAGCAGCTTGTTCGTTTACATGCTAAGGgtgcttttttttcccTTCTTGATGACTGATGAAGTTCCGCAAATGGATCCCAGTATAGTTGGAAGCGCATGATGCTTCGAATTCAAGGCTATTTAGGTCTGTTTTACAGTAGAATTGCCTTGTGGCATCCATTTGCGTCCCGCggctttttttctttgcctATGTGCATTTCTAAGGCGCCTAATGATTTAATATTTTTTCTCTGAGTAATGTATTTGCACAGAATTAAATTAATGAGCCAAATAGTAACATGAATCTTGAATCAGGAGTGCCAGGCGCCCAGTCAATGTATTCACATGAAGCAAGAAACGCTGGCTCAGCAGCCAGTTACATACATTTAAAGGAGATCCCCATGGCGTTCGCAGCTATCAAGTTCTTTGTTCAAGCCAGTGCCAGGGTGTAGAGCGACAGGCCAAAACTGGACGACTGTAATTGCAAAAGAACTAAACATCCGTTTCTAGATAATATAGTGCTGCGCACTTGCTGAAAGGCGCAGCAATGAGTGCTCAGCGTAGAGCGAACTGTCTCTTGTTTTGGACGTCACGACACGACAGCCTTTGGGCCTGCAACCCACAAGTCTGCAGGCGCCGGCAAACAAACCTCCATTGTCTCGGGAAAGGTGTAGTGAGTCATAGAAACCATGTACTACAAGCGCTCATAACTAGTGGAGCAGTGGCTGCTTGGCTCGTTTACAAGGTCATCATTTGATGTTTCGATGCAAATGGCCATATGTTTTTTCTAacagaattttttttttcatgatTTCAGTAGTTCCCGCAGCTGTCACCGTTTAAGCCATTGAGAGAGTATAAAAGTATGATAGCGATGCGCCCCAGGGTCTGATGCGGGTCTTGAGCCTGCATCAAGCATCATGGAACCAGTTCTCTCCCAGGGATACGGCTATGGATTCGCGCTTGGTATTGGCGCAGGGTTCGCGCTGCTTATGGTAATCATATCAAAGCTACTATCCAAATATATGGGACAAGTGCAGAACTCTGAGCGATTTTCAACAGCGTCGAGAAATGTGGAGTCCGGTCTTATCGCTTCGTCTACAGTCTCTGCCTGGACATGGCCGGCGACGCTTCTGCTTTCGGGGACATGGGCTTATGTGCACGGAGTGAGCGGCGCATGGCTATACGCAGTTGGCGGTACCGTGCAGATCACGCTTTTTGCTTTCCTAGCACTCCAGATCAAACTGCATGCTCCAAATGCACATACTGTCTCCGAGACCCTATATGTTCGCTTTGGCAAGACAGGCCATATTCTCTACCTTTGCTACTGTGCTGCTACCAATGCGATGGTGTCCTCTTTACTGCTTTTGGGGGGTTCTCAGGCTTTCGCGGCTGCAACAGGTATGCACACTGTCGCTGCAAGTTTTCTGCTACCCCTCAATGTTGTTGTCTATACTGCGCTCGGAGGGCTGAAAGCGACTTTTATTTCCGACTGGGTCCACACAGTGATAATATACGTCATTATCCTGACGACTTCATACACAGTCTACTGCAATTCCTCGCTGATAGGCTCACCAGGAAAGATGTGGGatctcttgaaaagcgcGCAAGAGGTGTTCCCAAGCGCTTCGGGGACAAGCTACCTTTCATTTAAGGACAAAGACATGATTTTGTTGACGTGGTCTGTGATGCTTGGTGGGTTCTCCTCAGTGTTTGGGGATCCGGGATATTCTCAGAGAGCCATCGCTTCCAGTTCGCGAAGCGTGTTCTCTGGATACATGATGGGCAGTATTTGTTGGATGGTTATCCCTTTTGCGCTTGGGTCATCTGCGGGACTGGCGTGTAGAGCGCTTCTCACCCATCCAAAATCCGTGACTTACCCTAATGCCCTAAGCGCCGAGGAGGTGGGTGCGGGTATGCCATTAATCTACGGGCTAGCGTCCATTTTCGGAAAGAGTGGTGCTGCCGCTGGGCTGCTGATGCTATTCCTCTCGGTGACTTCGGCGACCTCCGCAGAGCTGATTGCGTTCTCGTCGATCACCACGTATGACTTGTACCGCACATACCTGAATCCTCGGGCGAGTGGGCAGCAACTGGTGCGGGCCTCGCATTTGAGCGTGATAAGTTTTGGGATTTTCATGGCTGTTCTCGCCGTAATATTCAACTACATCAATGTGACAGTTTCGTGGCTCCTAAGTTTCGTTGGTATCGTGCTGAACCCTGAAGCTGCGGCAGTGACGCTATCGCTCTTTTGGCCGCGCATGACCAAGGCATCTCTATTAATTGGAATGCCACTTGGAACTGTCACTGGTATTGTCTGCTGGATCGGTGCCACCTATAGCTATGCGGACGGCGTGATAAACCGCGATACGCTTATGACAACGGAGGCGACGTTCATTGGAAATATTGTCAGCCTGTTCTCCTGCGCAATATACATAGTTGGCATCTCACTGATATGGCCCTCCGGCAAGTTCGACATGGCGACATGGAAAGAACAGATTCAAACCGCTGACGACATGGATTCGGAGGAACTCGAGGCTCTGGTCGTGACGCAGGACGACGCACGGCTGTTGCGCACGCAAAGCTGGCTAAGTCTGCTAATTAACGTATTTCTACTGATAGGAGTCTACGTGGTACTAACCTGTGCACTGTACGGATGGGGCGGCGACTTGAGCAAAGGCTCGTTCACGGCCTTCATGATCGTCATGCTCGTTTGGCTGATGTTAGCAGCATTGTACATCATCCTAACGCCCCTGTGGCAGGGCCGGAAGGCGATCGCTACGATATCGCTGCTCGTATGCGGAAAGGCGGCCCCGGTGGTCGCTTCCAGTGCCGCCAGCATGCGCGGCTCGGAGAGCCTCAACAAGAGCGAGCCCAAAGACGAAAGCTTTGCGGTCCAGACCCAGGAAGTGCGCTGATGCTGACGCAACGCGCTGTGCCCGTTGCCTTCTCTGTAGGCACGGATGAGCGGGCTGCAGCGGCCGAGGCCTCATGCCATGACATAATCACAAAACGCGTGCGCCGCATTGGGATATATAATCACGTGTGTACAGCGCGAATCCTCTCGAATAATCGCACGATCCACGAAACTCTGCTGATTTCTGCATCATTAACGGCTAGGCAACGGCAGGCCAGAATCCGTTGATTTGACGGTAGATTCTTGACACTTAACTCGTAAACTGTGATCGTCACTAAGCAGTCGCGGAGGCGTTTGTCCCATCCTGCAGCTGTCTCCCCAGGGCGGCGTGAATTGAACAGCCGTCAGGTATGTACAAAGTGGTAAATACCTGACAAAAAAGGTGAAAGCCCGGCTAGTACAGCCGAGCTGATTGACTACACCTGAGATGGAAGCGGAGTTCCATCGTCTTGGCTGGTCCCCTCCCATGTGTGATTGCCACTGCAGCACCTGACGTGGACTTCGCCGCTTCCTCTGCCCCCGTCGCTGCCTTCTCCTCGACGTCGCTATCGGGTAACAAACTTTTTCTGTAGTGACTTCACCACCGTCTATGCGTGGCGTCTTCGTCTTGGTCTTCACACATGTCGGTCGGTCCCTTAGGCAAGCTCATACATACCACAATGCATGGCTGCGTTGTTTACAAGTTGCTTCCGCGTTTATAACCTGCAACGGtcctgaagaagcgcttcgCCACTGCAATGCTGGTAAAAATGGCAAGAACTGCAGGTGTGCCTATCTTACTATTTTGAGTCGCGTCTTCTTTGCGGCCTGGTGCAGGGGGCTTCGGTAGATTCTGAGGCTTTTATGACGGAAAAACTTTCACGATATGGAACACTCGCATAGAACCTCCGTTGCCAGTCGACGCATGTGATGTGCTCCGCCATGACTGCCCGAAAAACTAGGACACCATGCTTAGTAAGCACATAAAACACGCACGGAGACGCACTGTCAGGAGGACGGTCTTCTACACAGCACGCGCTCGAGGGCATCATGTCTGAGGTCACAGCCCCGGGCAGCAGAGCGCGTGCAGAGGTTCTCCGTCTGCTGGGAATGTTCTATGAACGGTCGAAGTGTCCTGGAAGCCCGTCCGATGAGCTAGACCGGAGCTGGTACTTAAGGAGTACAAGGGGCCTCTCCAGGACGTGGTACTGGTTAGAAGTCCGGCTGTGAAGCTTGATAATTACTCTTTCTTAAACATCTCTCGCGCAGTACTTGCCAACCAAGACCGTATCCATGTTGAAAATGATGAATGTCCGGCAGCAGCCCCACATAGGACCTCGTCCTTCCACGTTTGCAACGGAGCATGGACCAGAGGCCGTGGCACGGTTTGACGAGACCCTCGAGTCTACGCCTTCTTCTACAgtcttttcaaagtctttttaCGAGGCGTACAGCGACATGGACTCGTCCCGCACCTCGGTCATCAGCGATGGCGAAGAACCAATCACCAGGGTGTCCAGCGGGTCTTCACTGGAGTCCAGTATCGCCCACGGAACGCGGTACAAGCTCACGATGAAGCTGTCTCCTCGCGATATCATGCTGGTCCGCGAGTCATGGTCCATCATGCTGGACGACGAGTGCCCTCCCGAGAAGCTTAAGAGCTTCGTGTCCAAATTGGCCGCGGGACGTGTGCTCACCACTACCGAGACTGGCGCGAGTCGCAGCCGCCGTGCGGGACACCAAATGGGCCGCACGCCCTTAGCATCTATAGACCAAGACCAAAGCGCCGAGCGCGCGGGGCCTCGAGCGCGTCTAGCCACCAACATAAAGAGCTCGAATTCGCTGTTTGGTGCGCAATTTCTGGAGAACATCATCGCGCTGGCGCCACATCTACAAACATTGTTCCCTACCATAAAGCATGCGGCCGTCGGGATCACCGGCGTGCTCACTATTGCGGTCAACAACCTCGAAGACTTGTCCGTCATGGACGGCTACTTGACAAGCTTAGGTAAAAGGCATGCAAGAATCCTGGGCGTTACCGCCGACCAGTTTGAGTTCGCTGGCGCAGCATTTCTACAGACAGTACAGGAGCGGTTCGGCGTGGCATGCACCGTTGAGCTGGAGGAAACTTGGCGTAGGCTGTACTCTTTCCTAGCAAACAGTCTGCTGCAGTTCGGAATCGACCCTACAATTGAGCTGCAGACCCGCGACAATGAGGTTGTGCTTATGGCGCCTCCTGAACTGAACGGCCGTGTGCCGGCCAAAAAGCCGGAGACAACTGCGCACGCCGCGGCACGGTTGCAGCAAAAGTCGTTATTGGACCCCGTAGCGATGTCAAGAGAGCAAAGGGCATCTGGGGCCCCATCGATGATGCCAGTGGGCACCAGTGTGCCCCCAAGGTCGGTGAAGAGGAATGCGCAACCCGGATTCAGTAAAGGGCGTAAGAGCGGTGAGAAGGACTGTGTAATAATGTAGTTTCGGGTATCGAATATAATTAAAGGTTTGGAGCATAGGAAAGGGGTTTGAAGAGACCATAATTAATGACAGAGCTCTTTTCATGCGAAGAAGTTGTGTGCTGCCTGGAGAAACCCGTGACCACGGTTCTTGCACGATAAATCCAGGCATCAAAACCCCATGATACAGAAAGGTTTATGCTCACCTGCGTAACGGATATGCCGACAATGCGGGCGCCGTGTCATTTCCTCACCCTACTGCAGGGTTGAAATTTTAGAGTATCGGGTTCCGGGAAACGTGAGAGACAGGGGCACTGTGTAGCTGAGAAGCTGGGAAGCAGCAAAACAGATcgacgaagaagctgagggCGTTTCCCGCCTCATGATTGCCACAAGCACTCATGGTAACCAAGGGAGCCGACCTCTGCTTATCGAAGTTACAGGTAAATCGTCAACACTTCCGCGCATGCTTCTGTTGGCCTAGACGCTGGCCAGGCCCCACGTCACTCTTCGACTTGAGGATCGCTTGCATAATTTCATTATAGTGGCCAAGCCGCCGCTTACGGTGAGGGTGCGGAGCCTCACCGCCGCTGCGACAGCCACAAAGGAGCACTGTCCGGACGTTAGGTCAAATATTATCCACAATATCCAACTTAGAAAACCCAATCTATCCGAAACTTCGGGGTTCTGGAACCAGAGGAGGCGCCATTCTAAGCTCATCACAAACAGCATCTACAAGCAAAAAACTCCGCAATCACTCCAtctgatttttcaaatggTCGAAGTGCTGTCTCGCGGTTAGCTGAAAAATACCTTCCTGCTTTCTCGGCCTCGAAGAGTGCCTTCAGCAACTTGCAGATGTATTGATAGGTGCGTGAAAGCGCGTTGACGCATCTTCATACTGCCCGCAGAAAAAATTCTTCCTCGGAAGCATCTTTCGCGGAGTCAGAGAAAGCTTACTGCCTGCACAGGCGACGAAAGTTTAGTCACCGAGTCAGAAAAACTCGTATTAGAGAAACTGTTCTTCCCCTCGTGCCTGTTGTTAGTAGTAGCAGAGTGCTGGGCGCGATATCTGCAGGCACAACAGGGCTAGAGTCCGCAGATAGGTGCAGGACCGGGAGAGAGGCTCAGGAGAGTACCCTAGCCGCTAAGAAGTTCTCTTACGAATAGCGGGTGCGCGATGAGCATTGCGACGCAAAGTCTAGGATAAACTCAGAGACACGTCCAAGTCACAGAGGGCCTTGCGCACCGCTGAAAAATCTTACGCTTATCGCGCACGAGCCACACAGGCCAAGAAACATTCAGGCAAGGTAATGGGATGGTGCGTTCGGGCTTTCCTTAATAGATATTATGGAATAAAAGCCAAGGCATCTGCGGAGCAGTAGCAGATGTTCGTGCGCACTGTTTAACCTTGAACACTGCGATTACTGTTATTCCCTTTAGTGAAGACGCTCCTAAGCGACGTTGAATATCCGCAAAGACTCAGATTACACGTTTGCTGGATCAGCTCGAACTCTTTTCGTCTCCTGATATCAGAAAATCACTGCCTTGGCCTGTTACATCCCTATTGTTTGAGCTTCATTCGCACTTCGAGTCCTCTTTCTCATAGGAAAGAGACTCTTTTAGAATCAGAGAGCTTCTATAGGTCTTGGTTTTATCAGCCTAAAGGtatcaaagcttcaacttaGCTTTTGCGGGACCGCAGCTGTCCTCCAACAGTCCAGGTTCTTCCGAACCATTATCAATCAAACTTATAATATGTCAAGC from Lachancea thermotolerans CBS 6340 chromosome F complete sequence includes the following:
- the DCP1 gene encoding Dcp1p (similar to uniprot|Q12517 Saccharomyces cerevisiae YOL149W DCP1 Decapping enzyme essential phosphoprotein component of mRNA decapping complex plays key role in mRNA decay by cleaving off the 5' cap to leave the end susceptible to exonucleolytic degradation regulated by DEAD box protein Dhh1p) — protein: MTTVGEGASSDATLDFYRKALNYNVIGRYDPKIKQLLFHTPHASVYKWDFARDEWVRLEYQGVLAIYLRDISKGGDLLPDEAEDERSILATPARPNGPERITEVLRGRDIYNYGLILLNRMNPENFSLGIAPNSVINKRRLFAPEEDAQQPLECMKVEVKDDLVIIKDLRHEVFGIWIHTVPDRKNVYELIKYLLENEPKSSFT
- a CDS encoding globin (some similarities with uniprot|P53857 Saccharomyces cerevisiae YNL234W Similar to globins and has a functional heme-binding domain involved in glucose signaling or metabolism regulated by Rgt1p), translated to MLKMMNVRQQPHIGPRPSTFATEHGPEAVARFDETLESTPSSTVFSKSFYEAYSDMDSSRTSVISDGEEPITRVSSGSSLESSIAHGTRYKLTMKLSPRDIMLVRESWSIMLDDECPPEKLKSFVSKLAAGRVLTTTETGASRSRRAGHQMGRTPLASIDQDQSAERAGPRARLATNIKSSNSLFGAQFLENIIALAPHLQTLFPTIKHAAVGITGVLTIAVNNLEDLSVMDGYLTSLGKRHARILGVTADQFEFAGAAFLQTVQERFGVACTVELEETWRRLYSFLANSLLQFGIDPTIELQTRDNEVVLMAPPELNGRVPAKKPETTAHAAARLQQKSLLDPVAMSREQRASGAPSMMPVGTSVPPRSVKRNAQPGFSKGRKSGEKDCVIM
- the SPT20 gene encoding Spt20p (weakly similar to uniprot|P50875 Saccharomyces cerevisiae YOL148C SPT20 Subunit of the SAGA transcriptional regulatory complex involved in maintaining the integrity of the complex); translation: MNEAGLGIAVNSAGSTGTSAAPDTPLGAFTQGPRSVSHPHQMPQTPAAMAAQRERLLMQQRLRQQQQQQQQQQQQQAMQNYENQFYQFLMTVNKRPKRLYNFAEDSDAVISKYEQFRPSFEFHIYENNYKICAPANTRLQQQQRTPQATSDGLILNKNNETLKEFLEYVARGRIPEAIMEVLKDCNIQFYEGNLILQVYDHTNTVDVKHTQKKSADNNVGPNATPHVQSGAGQGPAAANTASPTPSGTPQTSQTSGTETGAASSDAAKHSEDKKDTKEVVATFKRPRVYRTLLRPNGLTHYYDMLSYADHTRFSDNIYQQLEAEILTLTKRNLKLDVPLNPFEHHDKLDESMFCSPEVGPRGDRIEHVHRDTSKKRGTKGQVGHIELHEESPQHSSSYEQMMLIMSERTTTTTMSTIAASLAKNAADLTNSSLKSGGGKGSSNVTGTPGRSNGSSSVAAAAVAAAAAVGSSSNDNNQFSRLKFVEQWRINKEKRKQQALNANIAPTTAYNQRISMAAPLTAQQIKQQQLLQQQQQQSGDQQRVSNKRTGDEEKGKTKKQRKTVKKAAPTTAAGEAPKKKKPTKKK
- a CDS encoding sodium:solute symporter family protein (weakly similar to uniprot|P33413 Saccharomyces cerevisiae YHL016C DUR3 Plasma membrane urea transporter expression is highly sensitive to nitrogen catabolite repression and induced by allophanate the last intermediate of the allantoin degradative pathway) — translated: MEPVLSQGYGYGFALGIGAGFALLMVIISKLLSKYMGQVQNSERFSTASRNVESGLIASSTVSAWTWPATLLLSGTWAYVHGVSGAWLYAVGGTVQITLFAFLALQIKLHAPNAHTVSETLYVRFGKTGHILYLCYCAATNAMVSSLLLLGGSQAFAAATGMHTVAASFLLPLNVVVYTALGGLKATFISDWVHTVIIYVIILTTSYTVYCNSSLIGSPGKMWDLLKSAQEVFPSASGTSYLSFKDKDMILLTWSVMLGGFSSVFGDPGYSQRAIASSSRSVFSGYMMGSICWMVIPFALGSSAGLACRALLTHPKSVTYPNALSAEEVGAGMPLIYGLASIFGKSGAAAGLLMLFLSVTSATSAELIAFSSITTYDLYRTYLNPRASGQQLVRASHLSVISFGIFMAVLAVIFNYINVTVSWLLSFVGIVLNPEAAAVTLSLFWPRMTKASLLIGMPLGTVTGIVCWIGATYSYADGVINRDTLMTTEATFIGNIVSLFSCAIYIVGISLIWPSGKFDMATWKEQIQTADDMDSEELEALVVTQDDARLLRTQSWLSLLINVFLLIGVYVVLTCALYGWGGDLSKGSFTAFMIVMLVWLMLAALYIILTPLWQGRKAIATISLLVCGKAAPVVASSAASMRGSESLNKSEPKDESFAVQTQEVR